In a genomic window of Chrysemys picta bellii isolate R12L10 chromosome 1, ASM1138683v2, whole genome shotgun sequence:
- the LOC112061283 gene encoding olfactory receptor 52K1-like has translation MSDSNSTNFTNPSTFILLGIPGLEASHVWISIPFCTMYAIATLGNFTILFIVKREPSLHLPMYYFLCMLAVTDLVLSTSILPKMLSIFWFNSREINFSACLTQMYFILSFSAMESGILVAMAFDRYVAICDPLRHSTTLKNPVVAKIGLAVVLRGVILILPYPFLARRWPYCRTNIIPHTFCEHIAVVKLACTDISLSSYYSLSVAFLVISLDVFFIAMSYTQILRAIFSLPTKDARLKTVGTCGSHLCVILASYIPHLFSALMQRFGHNVALHLRVLIVNVYLLVPAILNPIIYGVRTQQIRDRLLQPFTHKGT, from the coding sequence atgtcagattccaactcaaccaacttcaccaacccctccaccttcatcctgctgggcattcctggcctggaggcatcccatgtctggatctccatccccttctgcaccatgtacgCCATAGCCaccttggggaacttcaccatcctgttcatcgtgaagagggagccgagcctccatttgcccatgtactatttcctctgcatgctggccgtcaCCGACCTAGTCCTGTCTACATCCATcctgcccaaaatgctgagcatcttctggttcaattccagggagatcaatttcagtgcctgcctcacccagatgtacttcattctcagcttctctgcgatggagtctgggatcctcgtggccatggcttttgatcgctatgtggccatctgcgatcccctgagacattccaccacccTGAAAAACCCCGTGGTGGCCAAAATTGGCCTGGCCGTGGTGCTGCGCGGTGTCATCCTCATACTGCCCTATCCCTTCCTGGCGAGAaggtggccatattgcagaaccaacatcattccCCACACATTCTGCGAACAcatagctgtggtgaagctggcctgcacCGACATCAGCCTCAGTAGTTACTACAGCCTCTCTGTGGCATTCTTGGTGATCAGTCTGGATGTGTTCTTTATCGCCATGTCctatacccagatcctcagggccatcttcagcctcccaACAAAGGATGCCCGGCTCAAGACTGTTGGGACCTGCGGCTCCCACCTCTGTGTAATCTTAGCCTCTTACATCCCACATCTCTTCTCCGCCCTCATGCAAAGGTTTGGGCATAATGTGGCCCTGCATTTGCGCGTTCTCATTGTCAACGTGTATCTCCTGGTGCCCGCCATcttaaaccccatcatctatggggtgaGGACCCAACAAATCCGGGataggctgctccagccctttaCTCATAAAGGGACCTGA